The following are encoded together in the Parabacteroides chongii genome:
- a CDS encoding tetratricopeptide repeat protein, with the protein MKKDDISRLLQRYLSAREMGKEPYFDADEIDELLGSFEESDNYEYFDEVLTLGLKLHPGNTDLQIRQCKLYVYNEDYESALVLIDSIAETDNQDLDLLRLECYCMLDQYDKLIEYTERLIEEKCDYLETVFECTAPLLSDMEMNDEARDFIRRGIVLFPDNLVLKDELCYNMELEGDIDGAIDLCNELIDKDPYSHEYWFTLGRLYSIKSEFDKAIEAFDFALTCDDSDPELKILKAYCLYMNENYEKALEVYQDIDATSEMAERIKPLMAECYIKLEDFEGAYNLLKDIIGKKATANEPAAYINFIRCCAETERDREASKTLNKAVELFPNNVRILSLLALTYVENGKDKQAIETTERLFDILDKGENYLPEDYESLFHAGQYLYMKGDIDKALKYYKKVYAVNPDLPYMHLHMAMAYLAKGDMKHFGEHFSQTSPKELVKYLEDSGIDFSDVEQQLLGKHIPPEDLTKEFLNNKDNNN; encoded by the coding sequence ATGAAAAAAGATGATATCTCACGCTTGTTACAACGTTATCTGTCTGCCCGCGAAATGGGAAAAGAACCCTATTTCGATGCAGATGAAATTGATGAACTGTTGGGCAGCTTTGAAGAATCGGACAATTATGAATACTTCGATGAAGTTTTAACCTTAGGGTTAAAGCTTCATCCCGGTAATACGGATTTACAGATCAGACAGTGCAAGCTTTATGTCTATAATGAAGATTATGAAAGTGCACTGGTTTTGATCGACTCCATTGCCGAAACAGATAACCAGGACCTCGACTTATTACGGTTGGAATGTTACTGCATGCTCGACCAGTACGACAAGCTCATTGAATACACGGAAAGACTGATCGAAGAAAAATGCGATTATCTAGAAACCGTATTCGAATGTACCGCTCCCCTTTTAAGTGATATGGAAATGAACGATGAAGCACGAGATTTCATACGCCGCGGCATTGTTTTATTCCCCGACAATCTAGTCTTAAAGGATGAGTTATGCTACAACATGGAACTGGAAGGAGACATCGACGGAGCGATCGACCTGTGCAACGAACTGATCGATAAGGACCCCTACTCTCACGAATACTGGTTCACACTCGGACGATTGTACTCCATCAAATCGGAATTTGACAAAGCGATTGAAGCATTCGACTTTGCGCTGACTTGTGACGATTCGGATCCGGAACTGAAAATACTGAAAGCTTACTGCCTCTACATGAATGAGAATTATGAAAAAGCACTCGAAGTATATCAGGATATCGATGCCACCTCCGAAATGGCAGAGCGCATCAAACCTCTGATGGCAGAATGTTATATCAAGCTGGAAGATTTCGAAGGAGCATATAACCTACTGAAAGACATTATCGGTAAAAAAGCGACTGCCAATGAACCGGCAGCCTACATCAATTTCATCCGGTGTTGTGCAGAGACGGAACGCGACCGGGAAGCATCGAAAACGCTCAACAAAGCGGTCGAACTATTTCCCAACAATGTCCGGATACTCTCTTTACTGGCTCTGACTTACGTGGAAAACGGCAAAGACAAGCAGGCTATAGAGACAACCGAACGTCTGTTCGATATCCTGGATAAAGGGGAAAACTATCTGCCCGAAGATTATGAAAGTCTTTTCCATGCAGGTCAATACCTGTATATGAAAGGTGACATCGATAAAGCACTCAAATACTATAAAAAAGTATATGCCGTCAATCCGGACCTGCCTTACATGCACCTTCATATGGCTATGGCTTACCTGGCAAAAGGCGACATGAAGCATTTCGGCGAACACTTCAGTCAGACCTCTCCGAAAGAACTGGTGAAATACCTGGAAGACTCCGGTATCGATTTCAGTGACGTCGAGCAGCAACTGCTGGGAAAACATATCCCGCCGGAAGATCTGACGAAGGAATTCCTCAATAACAAAGACAATAACAACTAA
- a CDS encoding DUF368 domain-containing protein: protein MDRNLKDYGLLLLKGMGMGAADVVPGVSGGTIAFIVGIYEELIDSIKSINGASLKLLFTGKIASFWKAINANFLLAIVAGIGISIFSLAKIITWLLVTHPILVWAFFFGLVLASTWFVSKDIKQWNWKTILSFIIGAVIAYYITVATPAETPTNLFFIFLCGAIAICAMILPGISGSFILVLLGKYFYIMEAVKTFNIPVMLVFICGAAIGITSFSRVLSFALRRFHDTTISVLAGFMLGSLNKVWPWKETIETYTDSHGVIKPLVEANILPNQLVWEAVGLMILGFAIVYFLEKLSMKGAKA, encoded by the coding sequence ATGGACAGAAATCTAAAAGACTACGGTCTCCTACTTTTGAAAGGCATGGGAATGGGCGCAGCCGATGTCGTGCCCGGCGTATCAGGCGGTACGATTGCCTTTATTGTTGGTATTTATGAAGAACTGATCGATTCGATCAAGAGTATTAACGGAGCAAGCCTGAAGTTACTCTTCACCGGTAAGATCGCCTCATTCTGGAAAGCTATAAATGCCAATTTCCTGCTGGCTATCGTTGCCGGCATCGGTATCAGTATCTTTTCGCTGGCAAAGATCATCACCTGGTTACTGGTTACACACCCGATCCTCGTGTGGGCTTTCTTCTTCGGACTGGTACTAGCTTCCACCTGGTTTGTTTCGAAAGATATCAAGCAATGGAACTGGAAAACAATACTGAGCTTTATTATCGGAGCCGTCATCGCTTACTATATAACAGTGGCTACTCCGGCAGAAACTCCGACTAATCTATTCTTTATATTCCTTTGCGGAGCCATAGCCATCTGTGCCATGATCCTGCCCGGCATTTCCGGCAGTTTCATCCTGGTATTACTGGGTAAATACTTCTATATTATGGAAGCGGTAAAGACTTTCAATATACCGGTCATGCTCGTATTTATCTGTGGGGCAGCCATAGGTATTACCTCTTTCTCGCGTGTATTGTCTTTCGCCCTGCGCAGATTTCATGATACGACCATCTCTGTACTGGCAGGTTTTATGCTGGGTTCGCTAAACAAAGTATGGCCGTGGAAAGAGACGATTGAAACCTACACCGACAGCCACGGAGTGATCAAACCCCTGGTTGAAGCGAATATCCTGCCCAACCAACTGGTATGGGAAGCCGTAGGATTAATGATTTTGGGATTCGCCATCGTATATTTCCTTGAAAAGCTATCTATGAAAGGAGCTAAGGCTTAA